From the genome of Candidatus Omnitrophota bacterium, one region includes:
- the prfB gene encoding peptide chain release factor 2 (programmed frameshift): MIEDLKKGLKKVEKRLEQLRVIFDLAKQQKRIKELNIEMARPDFWANPQAANKVILKLKELKSSIEPCEICQVEYEDLRELAGLVKEEDSHFIKELRADLSNLENKLEKIEFELLLSGKYDKANAILSINSGAGGTEACDWVQMLARMYIRWAESKNFNTRTIDFLAGEEAGLKNVTIMVGGKFAYGWLKTEIGVHRLVRISPFDSARRRHTSFASVDVIPEIEQTGPIGINPNDLRIDTFRSSGAGGQHVNVTDSAVRITHLPTGIVVQCQNERSQFKNKSVAMKVLKAKLYEKKLRDQKEKVAQKYKEKMEIAWGSQIRSYILYPYTLIKDHRTGFETSNTQAVMDGGIDRFIEAYLKKLKTKQSSGPVEEG; this comes from the exons ATGATAGAGGATTTAAAAAAGGGTTTAAAGAAAGTAGAAAAAAGGTTAGAGCAACTTCGA GTTATCTTTGACCTGGCCAAACAGCAAAAAAGGATAAAAGAGCTGAATATTGAGATGGCCAGGCCTGATTTTTGGGCCAATCCCCAGGCAGCCAATAAAGTAATACTCAAACTAAAGGAATTAAAGTCCTCTATTGAACCCTGCGAAATTTGCCAGGTTGAATATGAGGATTTGCGGGAATTAGCCGGGTTGGTTAAAGAAGAAGACAGCCATTTTATTAAAGAACTCCGGGCAGACTTATCAAACTTAGAAAATAAATTAGAAAAGATAGAATTCGAATTATTATTAAGCGGAAAGTACGATAAAGCCAACGCCATCTTAAGCATTAATTCCGGCGCAGGCGGAACTGAAGCCTGTGATTGGGTTCAGATGCTGGCCCGGATGTATATTAGATGGGCTGAGTCCAAAAACTTTAATACCCGGACCATAGATTTTCTAGCCGGAGAAGAAGCGGGTTTAAAGAATGTGACTATTATGGTTGGAGGTAAGTTTGCCTACGGGTGGCTCAAGACAGAGATAGGCGTACATCGGCTGGTTCGCATTTCCCCTTTTGATTCAGCCCGGCGGCGTCATACCTCATTTGCTTCTGTAGACGTTATCCCCGAAATAGAACAAACCGGCCCGATAGGAATTAACCCCAATGATTTGAGGATTGATACGTTCAGATCCAGCGGCGCGGGCGGCCAACACGTAAATGTTACTGATTCAGCAGTAAGGATTACGCATTTGCCTACCGGGATAGTGGTGCAGTGTCAGAACGAACGGTCCCAGTTTAAGAACAAGTCTGTAGCAATGAAAGTGTTAAAGGCCAAACTTTACGAGAAAAAATTAAGGGACCAAAAAGAAAAGGTTGCCCAAAAGTATAAAGAAAAAATGGAAATTGCCTGGGGAAGCCAGATTCGTTCTTACATATTGTATCCTTACACTCTAATTAAAGACCATCGCACCGGATTTGAAACTTCCAACACTCAGGCAGTAATGGATGGCGGCATTGACCGGTTTATTGAGGCGTACTTAAAAAAATTAAAGACCAAACAAAGTTCCGGGCCTGTCGAGGAAGGATAA
- the lnt gene encoding apolipoprotein N-acyltransferase, translating into MKFFFLCLFSALLLIFSFPKPELNGLAWFAFVPLFIALDKKKMKQAGIFSSLAGVVFFLGTLYWVGYVSLWGLIGLVLYLAIYFGLFGIFASFTLRSKTAVFTIPAFWVALEYIRSHLFSGFGWAGLGYSQYLNIPLIQVANLTGVYGVSFLVVMVNVVIFQMLQLAGYRRAAGTDFKPVLINFGTAALILISVFAYGKSQLLKKPESQIRVAVVQGNISQQEKWNPGLKYLILDKYRALTKLTFFAQPDIIIWPETAVPGYLVNQKLLVYVADLAKEINTPLLIGSPFWASDQKVYNSAFLISRQGRIITRYDKLHLVPFGEYIPLKPFFRFIKKIDKRAGGGQFSPGRKYTIFNLPAASLSRAAFRQAQGRPERSRGAKSRDSRQLGTKFAVLICFEDVFSGLTRRFVRQGAGFMVNITNDAWFGDSGGPYQHVQASVLRAVENKISVIRCANTGVSCFIEPTGEIVGRVADNKGKNLFITGYLTREISISKTRTFYTRFGDLFAYLCILISMGSGICFFCYLKIKSAQFKV; encoded by the coding sequence ATGAAATTTTTTTTCTTATGCTTGTTTTCAGCTCTCCTGTTAATTTTTTCTTTTCCAAAGCCTGAGTTAAACGGCCTTGCCTGGTTTGCCTTTGTCCCTTTGTTTATTGCCCTGGATAAAAAAAAGATGAAACAGGCAGGCATATTCTCCAGCCTGGCCGGCGTTGTGTTTTTTCTGGGAACGCTTTATTGGGTCGGGTATGTAAGCCTTTGGGGATTGATAGGGTTGGTTTTATACCTGGCGATTTATTTCGGCCTGTTCGGAATTTTTGCCTCATTTACTCTGCGAAGCAAAACAGCTGTCTTTACGATTCCCGCTTTTTGGGTGGCCTTGGAATATATCCGTTCGCATCTGTTTAGCGGATTCGGCTGGGCTGGCCTCGGATACTCCCAGTATCTGAATATTCCCCTTATCCAGGTAGCAAATCTTACCGGCGTATACGGCGTTTCTTTTCTGGTGGTTATGGTTAACGTAGTTATTTTTCAGATGTTGCAACTTGCAGGTTACAGGCGGGCTGCAGGGACTGATTTTAAGCCGGTATTAATTAATTTCGGTACCGCCGCATTGATTTTAATATCAGTGTTTGCCTATGGTAAATCTCAGCTTTTAAAAAAGCCTGAGTCACAGATAAGGGTAGCGGTAGTGCAGGGTAATATCTCTCAACAAGAGAAATGGAATCCAGGACTTAAATATTTAATTCTCGATAAGTATCGCGCCTTGACTAAATTAACTTTTTTTGCTCAGCCGGATATTATTATTTGGCCGGAAACAGCTGTTCCCGGATATCTGGTCAATCAGAAGCTTCTGGTTTATGTTGCTGATTTGGCTAAAGAAATAAATACGCCTTTGTTGATAGGCAGTCCTTTTTGGGCTAGTGACCAGAAGGTTTATAACAGCGCCTTTTTGATATCCCGGCAAGGCAGGATTATTACGCGCTATGATAAGTTACACCTGGTTCCATTTGGAGAATATATTCCACTAAAACCATTTTTTCGGTTTATCAAAAAGATAGATAAAAGAGCAGGCGGCGGCCAATTTAGCCCGGGAAGAAAATATACAATATTTAACCTTCCGGCAGCCAGCCTGTCCCGAGCGGCCTTTCGACAAGCTCAGGGTCGTCCCGAGCGAAGTCGAGGGGCGAAGTCAAGGGACAGCCGGCAGTTGGGAACCAAATTCGCGGTGCTTATCTGTTTCGAGGATGTGTTTTCCGGTTTGACCAGGAGATTTGTCAGACAAGGGGCAGGTTTTATGGTCAATATTACCAATGACGCCTGGTTTGGTGATTCGGGCGGGCCGTATCAACATGTCCAGGCCTCGGTATTAAGAGCTGTTGAGAACAAAATCAGCGTGATAAGATGCGCCAATACCGGGGTAAGCTGCTTTATCGAACCAACAGGTGAAATAGTTGGCAGGGTAGCCGATAACAAGGGTAAAAACCTGTTTATAACCGGCTATTTAACCAGGGAAATCAGCATTTCAAAAACCCGCACTTTTTATACCAGGTTTGGCGATCTATTTGCTTATCTTTGTATTTTAATTTCAATGGGTTCGGGAA
- a CDS encoding excinuclease ABC subunit UvrC — MDIKEKLNNLPNLPGVYLLKDRKDEIIYIGKASRLKNRVVSYFRPDKSPSLKRQALSAATTGLDYMTTDTEVDALLLEASLIKRHRPKYNVMLKDDKSYPYLKLTSNEDFPRLFITRNRKDDKADYFGPYTDVKLLRKAIALMRRIFPLRKCRLLPSKSCLDYQIGQCLAPCIGKVSVKDYRQLVNEVVLFLKGRRKKLIDDLVDKMNYASRIKSFEEAAKLRDRIDMLSKVAGKKRRPDIAGQTEELKEILGLFELPRRIFAYDISDIQGSFACGVRVSFYGAKADKAGYRRFRIKEADTRNDYQMMKEVVKRSLKGLAEKSEPLPDLIIIDGGKGHLGVVRQELDNLGFKDIPAISIAKKLDHIFTSLKQSPLVLPPTSKALQMVQRIRDEAHRFAIFYHHSLRKKSVSQSELDQIKGVGPLRKKELINYFGSLSKVKRARLAGLVKVNKIDRQTAGNIIEYFRKGRQ, encoded by the coding sequence ATGGATATTAAGGAAAAGCTGAATAATCTTCCGAACCTGCCGGGTGTTTATTTACTAAAAGACCGAAAAGACGAGATTATCTATATCGGTAAGGCTTCCAGGCTAAAAAACAGGGTGGTTTCCTATTTTCGGCCTGATAAAAGCCCATCTTTAAAAAGACAGGCGCTTTCTGCGGCTACAACCGGTCTGGATTATATGACTACAGATACAGAAGTGGATGCCTTGTTGTTAGAGGCCAGCTTGATCAAGCGGCATCGGCCTAAGTATAATGTTATGCTAAAGGATGATAAGTCTTATCCCTACCTGAAATTAACCAGCAACGAAGATTTTCCCCGTCTTTTTATTACCAGGAACAGGAAAGATGATAAGGCTGATTATTTTGGCCCATATACCGATGTTAAGCTTTTAAGAAAGGCAATTGCCTTGATGAGAAGGATTTTTCCTTTGAGAAAATGCAGGTTGCTTCCTTCAAAGTCCTGCCTGGATTACCAGATTGGGCAATGCCTGGCTCCCTGTATAGGCAAAGTAAGCGTTAAAGACTATCGCCAGCTTGTAAATGAGGTTGTCTTGTTTTTAAAAGGCAGGCGTAAGAAATTAATCGATGATCTGGTCGATAAAATGAATTATGCTTCCCGGATAAAGTCCTTCGAGGAAGCCGCTAAACTTAGGGACAGGATAGATATGCTTTCTAAGGTAGCCGGGAAAAAGAGAAGGCCTGACATAGCCGGCCAGACAGAAGAGTTAAAAGAGATTTTAGGGCTTTTTGAACTTCCCCGGCGCATTTTTGCTTATGATATCTCTGACATTCAGGGAAGTTTTGCCTGCGGGGTAAGGGTTAGTTTTTACGGGGCAAAGGCAGATAAGGCCGGTTATAGAAGATTTAGGATAAAGGAGGCTGATACCCGCAACGATTACCAAATGATGAAAGAAGTCGTTAAACGCAGTCTCAAAGGTTTAGCTGAAAAAAGTGAGCCTTTGCCAGACCTGATAATAATCGATGGCGGCAAGGGCCATCTTGGGGTTGTAAGACAGGAGTTAGACAACCTGGGCTTTAAAGACATCCCGGCTATAAGTATTGCTAAAAAGCTCGATCATATCTTTACGTCTTTAAAACAATCCCCGCTTGTCCTACCCCCTACTTCCAAGGCCCTACAGATGGTCCAGAGAATCAGAGACGAAGCCCACCGCTTTGCTATTTTTTATCACCACAGCCTGAGGAAAAAAAGCGTTAGCCAGTCGGAGCTTGACCAGATCAAGGGAGTCGGGCCGTTACGGAAAAAAGAGCTGATCAATTATTTTGGTTCGCTGAGTAAGGTAAAAAGGGCCAGATTAGCAGGGCTTGTTAAGGTAAATAAGATTGACCGGCAGACCGCCGGGAACATTATCGAGTATTTCAGAAAAGGGCGTCAATGA
- the secA gene encoding preprotein translocase subunit SecA, which produces MGSRNERLLLDLWPKVELINSLEQQTMQFSDGQLRAKTDQFRQRISSGQTMDDILPEAFSVVREASRRTLDMRHFDVQLMGGIVLHQGRIAEMATGEGKTLVATLAVYLNSLAGRGVHLVTVNDYLARRDRDWMAPIYEFLGISCGVIQHDMSPENRKKAYQCDVTYGTNNEFGFDYLRDNMVTRAEERAQRPLHYAIVDEVDSILIDEARTPLIISGPAEESTDKYYKVDKIIPSLKKGSRDDVTKEETGDFVIDEKSRTTYLTEAGELKAAKILNLADLHGFETMEYKHHINQALRAHHNFKHDVDYMIKDGQIMIVDEFTGRMMPGRRWSDGLHQAIEAKEKVAIKRENQTLATVTFQNYFRMYQKLAGMTGTAATEAMEFSQIYKLDVVVIPTNKTLLRTNYPDVIYKTEKEKFKAAVDEIEEHNLRKRPVLVGTISINKSERLAQLLRNRNIPCNVLNAKYHEREAHIVAQAGKLGAVTIATNMAGRGTDILLGGNAEAQAQDIIEEQISSGKSLSDEEKNKILSRLKQQVSKEHEQVIKLGGLHILGTERHEARRIDNQLRGRVGRQGDPGSSRFYLSLQDDLMRIFGSDRIAGIMDRLGMEEGQEIQHPLVSRAIETAQKRVEVMNFDIRKHLLEFDNVMNTQRETIYKERKMFLEGSGLKNHILDMIDDVLSTALETYVNPDVHRQEWDLKGLKQWLKAKFPIQIDDLKLEELSYQEIKQKLLDKTTDAYNQKEKNVTAEVLRYLEKGVLLQILDSKWKDHLYGLDVLKEGIGLRAYGQRDPLVEYQHEAYQMFSGMIESIKIETIEFIFKIQPVLKEKRTAVFDASDQKLVHPDARPMAGLPQVSPEGPPRSPAREATADPYRRQDRKVGRNEPCPCNSGKKYKHCCGK; this is translated from the coding sequence ATGGGCAGCCGTAATGAAAGACTGCTGTTAGATCTTTGGCCTAAGGTAGAATTGATAAACAGCCTGGAACAACAGACCATGCAGTTTTCAGATGGTCAACTTCGGGCCAAGACTGATCAGTTTCGCCAGAGGATTAGTTCCGGCCAAACCATGGATGATATTTTACCAGAAGCATTCAGTGTTGTTCGTGAAGCTAGCCGACGCACCCTAGATATGAGGCACTTTGATGTCCAGTTGATGGGCGGTATTGTGCTGCACCAGGGCCGTATTGCTGAAATGGCTACTGGTGAGGGCAAGACACTGGTGGCAACGCTGGCAGTTTATTTAAATTCCCTGGCCGGCAGGGGAGTTCACTTGGTTACTGTTAACGATTATCTGGCCAGGAGAGATAGGGACTGGATGGCCCCAATATATGAGTTTTTGGGAATTTCTTGCGGAGTTATCCAGCATGATATGAGTCCCGAGAATCGCAAAAAGGCTTACCAGTGCGATGTAACCTACGGGACAAATAATGAATTCGGGTTTGATTACCTGAGGGATAATATGGTTACCAGGGCAGAGGAGAGGGCACAGCGGCCGCTTCACTATGCTATTGTAGATGAGGTAGACAGCATTTTGATTGATGAGGCCAGGACTCCTTTGATTATTTCTGGTCCGGCCGAGGAATCAACCGATAAATATTATAAAGTAGATAAGATCATTCCTTCTCTCAAAAAAGGCAGCCGCGATGATGTTACCAAGGAAGAAACCGGCGATTTCGTAATTGATGAAAAAAGCCGCACGACCTATCTTACCGAAGCCGGAGAACTCAAGGCAGCCAAGATTTTAAATTTAGCCGATCTTCACGGGTTTGAGACCATGGAATACAAGCATCATATAAATCAGGCGTTAAGAGCCCATCATAATTTTAAGCACGATGTGGATTACATGATTAAAGACGGCCAGATAATGATTGTCGATGAATTTACCGGCCGGATGATGCCGGGAAGGCGCTGGAGCGACGGCCTGCATCAGGCAATAGAAGCCAAGGAAAAGGTTGCGATCAAAAGAGAAAATCAGACCCTGGCCACTGTTACCTTCCAGAACTATTTTCGTATGTATCAGAAGCTTGCCGGTATGACCGGGACGGCTGCTACCGAAGCCATGGAGTTCAGCCAGATTTATAAATTGGATGTGGTGGTTATTCCCACCAACAAAACTCTCCTGAGAACTAATTATCCAGACGTGATATATAAAACGGAGAAGGAAAAGTTTAAAGCAGCAGTGGATGAAATAGAGGAGCATAACCTACGGAAACGGCCGGTGTTAGTAGGGACCATTTCTATTAATAAGTCAGAAAGACTTGCCCAGCTTTTAAGAAATAGAAATATCCCTTGTAATGTCTTGAACGCAAAATACCACGAAAGAGAAGCTCACATTGTGGCACAAGCAGGGAAGCTGGGCGCGGTGACCATTGCTACTAATATGGCTGGGCGGGGAACAGATATTCTATTAGGCGGCAATGCCGAAGCGCAGGCCCAGGATATTATAGAGGAGCAGATCTCTTCCGGAAAATCTCTTTCAGATGAAGAAAAAAACAAGATTTTATCCCGGCTAAAACAACAGGTTTCCAAAGAACATGAACAGGTTATAAAATTAGGAGGGCTTCACATTCTCGGCACAGAGAGACATGAAGCAAGAAGAATAGATAACCAGCTTAGAGGCAGGGTGGGTAGGCAGGGAGATCCTGGTTCTTCGCGGTTTTATCTTTCTCTTCAAGATGATTTAATGAGGATATTTGGTTCCGATAGAATAGCCGGTATTATGGATAGGCTGGGGATGGAAGAAGGCCAGGAAATACAACATCCTTTGGTTAGCAGGGCCATTGAGACTGCCCAGAAAAGGGTGGAGGTTATGAATTTTGATATCAGAAAACATCTTCTGGAATTTGATAATGTAATGAATACCCAGCGGGAAACGATCTATAAAGAACGAAAAATGTTTCTTGAGGGCAGCGGGCTTAAAAACCATATTCTGGATATGATCGATGATGTTCTAAGCACTGCGCTTGAAACATACGTCAATCCCGACGTTCATCGTCAGGAATGGGACTTAAAAGGCCTTAAGCAGTGGCTAAAAGCAAAATTTCCTATCCAGATAGATGATTTAAAATTAGAAGAGCTTTCTTATCAAGAAATAAAACAGAAGCTGCTGGATAAGACGACGGATGCTTATAATCAAAAAGAAAAAAACGTTACTGCCGAAGTTTTAAGATACTTAGAAAAAGGGGTGCTCCTGCAGATATTAGATTCAAAATGGAAAGACCATCTTTATGGTTTAGATGTTCTTAAAGAGGGGATAGGGCTGAGGGCCTATGGTCAGCGCGACCCCCTGGTTGAATACCAACACGAAGCTTACCAGATGTTTTCCGGGATGATCGAAAGCATAAAGATCGAAACAATAGAGTTCATCTTTAAAATCCAGCCTGTTTTGAAGGAGAAAAGGACTGCGGTCTTTGATGCTTCAGACCAAAAACTTGTTCATCCTGATGCAAGGCCGATGGCTGGTTTACCTCAAGTTTCTCCAGAAGGACCTCCTCGGTCTCCGGCAAGGGAAGCAACAGCGGATCCTTACCGGAGGCAAGACCGCAAAGTAGGCAGAAACGAACCTTGCCCTTGCAATAGCGGCAAAAAGTATAAACATTGCTGTGGGAAATGA